In the genome of Telluria beijingensis, one region contains:
- a CDS encoding ABC transporter substrate-binding protein, whose amino-acid sequence MRLLRLFQFLSCCALLAVPAAQAGTLVIESWRVDDKALWEQVLIPAFQRSHPGIEVRFAPSAPTEYDASLAARLDQGTAGDLVACRPFDVSLSLYRQGHLERLDGRAGMQYFEPGALAAWQTAGGQESFCMPVASVIHGFMYNKAIFRKLDLQPPRTVDEFFAVLEVLKKSGVNPLALGTADKWESSQLVFTNIGPNFWRGEEGQQALLAGRAKLTDAPFVEALRFGARMGAYLAPSAATQTYGQSQAMFAAGRAAIYPAGSWDIANFNGAPRLQLGVFPPPVRRRGDACYISDHMDLGLGVNRKSKNKEDAYTFLAWVGSQEFADIYSNRLTGFFTLSNHLIAVRDPVAKQMVEWRNSCASTVRLNAQVLHRGVPSMESVLWNVNAQVLDGTLAPQEAARSLQGSFVRWYKPPHK is encoded by the coding sequence ATGCGCTTGCTCCGGCTGTTCCAGTTCCTGTCATGCTGCGCGCTGCTTGCCGTTCCGGCTGCGCAGGCAGGCACCCTGGTGATCGAAAGCTGGCGCGTCGACGACAAGGCGCTGTGGGAACAGGTGCTGATCCCGGCATTCCAGCGCAGCCATCCCGGCATCGAGGTCCGGTTCGCGCCCAGCGCGCCCACGGAATACGATGCCAGCCTGGCCGCGCGCCTCGACCAGGGGACGGCCGGCGACCTGGTCGCCTGCCGTCCCTTCGACGTCTCGCTGTCGCTGTACCGGCAAGGGCATCTGGAACGGCTGGACGGCCGGGCCGGCATGCAGTATTTCGAGCCGGGCGCGCTGGCGGCGTGGCAGACGGCGGGCGGGCAGGAATCGTTCTGCATGCCGGTGGCCTCGGTGATCCATGGCTTCATGTACAACAAGGCGATCTTCCGCAAGCTCGACCTGCAGCCTCCGCGCACGGTCGACGAGTTCTTCGCCGTCCTCGAGGTGCTGAAAAAGAGCGGCGTCAACCCGCTGGCGCTCGGCACCGCCGACAAGTGGGAATCGAGCCAGCTGGTCTTCACCAATATCGGTCCCAACTTCTGGCGCGGCGAGGAGGGACAGCAAGCCCTGCTGGCCGGACGCGCAAAGCTGACCGATGCGCCGTTCGTGGAAGCCCTGCGCTTCGGCGCGCGCATGGGCGCCTATCTCGCGCCAAGCGCAGCCACGCAAACGTATGGCCAGAGCCAGGCCATGTTCGCGGCCGGGCGCGCTGCGATCTACCCGGCCGGGTCCTGGGACATCGCCAACTTCAACGGCGCACCTAGGCTGCAGCTCGGGGTGTTTCCGCCGCCGGTGCGCCGGCGCGGCGACGCCTGCTATATCTCGGATCACATGGACCTGGGGCTCGGCGTGAACCGCAAGTCGAAGAACAAGGAAGACGCCTATACCTTCCTGGCCTGGGTCGGGTCGCAGGAATTCGCCGACATCTACAGCAACCGCCTGACCGGCTTCTTCACGCTGTCGAACCACCTGATCGCGGTGCGCGACCCGGTGGCCAAGCAGATGGTCGAATGGCGCAATAGCTGCGCGTCGACCGTGCGCCTGAATGCCCAGGTGCTGCATCGCGGGGTGCCGAGCATGGAGAGTGTGCTGTGGAACGTGAACGCCCAGGTCCTGGATGGCACGCTGGCGCCGCAGGAGGCGGCGCGCAGCTTGCAAGGCAGTTTCGTCCGGTGGTACAAACCACCGCATAAGTAA
- a CDS encoding TonB-dependent receptor, with protein MSQLKPKKTLISMAVAGLCACAALPALAQQAAPAAPAVDADAIPEVVVTATRHTTSLLRTPVSVTAVTQDELTRKGITDVRGLSGEVPNLQLGSATDGSSGVKISIRGVSSNDFTEIGNPAVSLNVDGIYTPRPQSALALLFDLEQIEVLRGPQGTLFGRNATGGSINIIPAKPQFGSTEGHGTLTVGRYDLRQVTAAQNIPISDNFAMRATMMAIKRDSYLNQQQDFYAADFPQFGVTPARDGAGNIIPDVDQRHNRKVGADEAYMNKDEWAARLQGRWKVTNDLEWLGAYERYTNKGAGDIALKDCKMAAGTAYACPGDQWDVKINVPGELDWSIDTWRSRFTWNLNPNATVEYNASHSVQKRRQIRDGDSGYQPLAEDINIYGGFVNDSAGFTNSSKFKTTVQELQLRGEQGTLRYVTGLFYMHEKNAIEFGEDSISAMVNAPGAPYYNLYSQTDRQSTSMAAFSQFDWAFAPKWNLTLGGRMTRDVREDKDGKFYDSGTTGDPYSYFQGQYTPIPGRFFNSSDLKPGMGAYYGVAGMNPAIIPDVSSNRDSWNKFTWRLGLSYQLTPNDFVFGSLSTGYKAGGFSDKQNICARGLNGNCADREPGPHYTFLPWKPETLTNFEIGYKGRMLDNRLSFSATAFHSRYKDMQMTGAVEMGRIIPAIPCTAANPSCDSAVLYGTTNAAEAKISGLELEGKYRPWTGAEVNFQYSHLRAKVASYPDYTQTWRDVPCGPFRETYGVAPCVRYTGPNPALVGRFPADVVGNDLPHAPRNTARIEMSQRFTLPGDYELTPRVSARWQDKMYFSIQNLDNAKVGNMQGAYATYDASLRLTSPSGQWRAEVYVNNLTDTFAKTNARIVDPGYVIGQYIEPRMFGVRVGADW; from the coding sequence ATGTCCCAATTAAAACCAAAAAAGACACTCATCAGTATGGCGGTCGCCGGCCTGTGCGCCTGCGCTGCCTTGCCGGCCTTGGCCCAGCAGGCCGCTCCGGCTGCACCCGCGGTAGACGCCGACGCGATCCCCGAAGTCGTGGTGACGGCCACCCGCCATACCACCTCGCTTCTCAGGACGCCGGTCTCGGTCACCGCCGTCACCCAGGACGAGCTGACCCGCAAGGGCATTACCGACGTGCGCGGCCTGAGCGGCGAAGTGCCCAACCTGCAGCTGGGCAGCGCCACCGACGGCAGCTCGGGCGTCAAGATCTCGATCCGCGGCGTGAGCAGCAACGACTTCACCGAGATCGGCAACCCGGCGGTGAGCCTGAACGTGGACGGCATCTATACCCCGCGCCCGCAGTCGGCGCTGGCCCTGCTGTTCGACCTGGAGCAGATCGAGGTGCTGCGCGGCCCGCAGGGAACGCTGTTCGGCCGTAATGCCACCGGCGGCAGCATCAACATCATCCCGGCCAAGCCGCAGTTCGGCTCGACCGAAGGCCATGGCACCCTGACCGTCGGCCGCTACGACCTGCGCCAGGTGACCGCAGCCCAGAACATCCCGATCAGCGACAATTTCGCGATGCGCGCCACCATGATGGCGATCAAGCGCGACAGCTACCTGAATCAGCAGCAGGACTTCTACGCGGCCGACTTCCCGCAGTTCGGCGTCACGCCGGCGCGCGACGGGGCCGGCAACATCATCCCCGACGTCGACCAGCGCCATAACCGCAAGGTGGGGGCCGACGAGGCCTATATGAACAAGGACGAATGGGCGGCGCGCCTGCAGGGCCGCTGGAAGGTCACCAACGACCTCGAATGGCTGGGCGCCTACGAGCGCTATACCAACAAGGGCGCCGGCGACATCGCCCTCAAGGACTGCAAGATGGCGGCCGGCACCGCCTACGCCTGTCCGGGCGACCAGTGGGACGTGAAGATCAACGTGCCCGGTGAGCTGGACTGGAGCATCGACACCTGGCGCAGCCGCTTCACCTGGAACCTGAACCCGAACGCGACCGTCGAATACAATGCCTCGCACTCGGTGCAGAAGCGGCGCCAGATCCGCGACGGCGACTCGGGCTACCAGCCGCTGGCCGAGGACATCAATATCTACGGCGGCTTCGTCAACGATTCGGCCGGTTTCACCAACTCGTCGAAGTTCAAGACCACCGTCCAGGAGCTGCAACTGCGCGGCGAACAGGGCACGCTGCGCTACGTGACGGGCCTGTTCTACATGCACGAGAAGAATGCGATCGAGTTCGGCGAGGATTCGATCTCGGCCATGGTCAATGCGCCCGGCGCGCCGTACTACAACCTGTACAGCCAGACCGATCGACAGTCGACCTCGATGGCCGCATTCAGCCAGTTCGACTGGGCGTTCGCACCGAAATGGAACCTGACCCTGGGCGGACGCATGACGCGCGACGTGCGCGAAGACAAGGACGGCAAGTTCTACGATTCGGGCACCACGGGCGATCCGTATTCCTACTTCCAGGGCCAGTACACGCCGATCCCGGGCCGCTTCTTCAACAGCTCGGACCTGAAACCGGGGATGGGCGCCTATTACGGCGTGGCCGGCATGAACCCGGCGATCATCCCTGACGTCAGCAGCAACCGCGATTCCTGGAACAAGTTCACCTGGCGCCTCGGCCTGAGCTACCAGCTGACGCCGAACGACTTCGTATTCGGCTCGCTGTCCACCGGCTACAAGGCGGGCGGCTTCAGCGACAAGCAGAACATCTGCGCGCGTGGCCTGAACGGCAACTGCGCCGACCGCGAGCCGGGTCCGCACTACACCTTCCTGCCATGGAAGCCCGAAACGCTCACCAATTTCGAGATCGGCTACAAGGGCCGCATGCTGGACAACCGCCTGTCGTTCTCGGCCACCGCCTTCCACAGCCGTTACAAGGACATGCAGATGACCGGCGCGGTGGAAATGGGCCGCATCATCCCGGCGATCCCGTGCACCGCCGCCAACCCGTCGTGCGACTCGGCGGTCCTGTACGGCACCACCAATGCAGCCGAGGCGAAGATCTCGGGCCTCGAACTGGAAGGCAAATACCGTCCCTGGACCGGCGCCGAAGTCAACTTCCAGTATTCGCACCTGCGCGCCAAGGTGGCCTCGTATCCCGACTACACCCAGACCTGGCGCGACGTGCCTTGCGGTCCGTTCCGCGAGACCTATGGCGTGGCCCCTTGCGTGCGCTACACCGGCCCGAACCCGGCGCTGGTCGGCCGCTTCCCGGCCGACGTGGTGGGCAACGACCTGCCGCACGCGCCGCGCAATACGGCGCGCATCGAGATGTCGCAGCGCTTCACGCTGCCCGGCGACTACGAGCTGACGCCACGCGTGTCGGCGCGCTGGCAGGACAAGATGTACTTCAGCATCCAGAACCTGGATAACGCGAAGGTCGGCAATATGCAGGGCGCCTATGCGACCTACGATGCTTCGCTGCGCCTGACGTCGCCGAGCGGCCAGTGGCGCGCCGAAGTCTATGTCAACAACCTGACCGACACCTTCGCCAAGACCAATGCGCGCATCGTCGATCCGGGCTACGTGATTGGCCAGTACATCGAACCGCGCATGTTCGGCGTGCGGGTCGGCGCCGACTGGTAA
- a CDS encoding sugar MFS transporter, whose product MERPDQLRMDAKRNVVVAMLFVGLLFFILGFVTWLNGSLVPFLKIVCGLNNFQALWVTFAFYIAYTVMALPSAAVLRRTGYKKGMTLGLGVMGAGALLFIPAAQSARYELFLVALFTLASGMTLMQTAINPYIVCIGPRESAAMRISIMGLFNKGAGVVVPLVFASLMLADIDSFSHTALEALDPAARDAMRAGLSQRLVFPYACMAGLLFAIMAFIHFSSLRDIPPETDAGTVADGKHPAAVRSGVLQFPQLVLGSLALFAYVGVEVIAGDTIGLYGHELAVANFGVLTSYTMMCMVIGYLIGVVAIPRYLSQQRALLLSAVAGILLTIGVALGSSVDQDVSRLLVGWLGVPLVPDSVMYLALLGLANAMVWPAIWPLALQGLGRHTASGSAILVMAISGGALLPLVYGHLADLGGSRSAYWMMLPCYALILWYAAHGHTLRRWGGARDGGA is encoded by the coding sequence ATGGAACGACCAGACCAGCTCCGCATGGACGCGAAGCGCAACGTGGTGGTGGCCATGCTGTTCGTGGGCCTGCTGTTCTTCATCCTCGGTTTTGTCACCTGGCTGAACGGCTCGCTGGTGCCTTTCCTCAAAATCGTCTGTGGCCTGAACAACTTCCAGGCGCTGTGGGTGACGTTCGCCTTCTACATCGCCTATACCGTGATGGCGCTGCCGTCGGCCGCCGTGCTGCGGCGCACCGGATACAAGAAGGGCATGACCCTGGGCCTGGGCGTCATGGGCGCGGGCGCCTTGCTGTTCATCCCGGCCGCCCAGAGCGCGCGCTACGAACTGTTCCTGGTCGCGCTGTTCACGCTGGCCAGCGGCATGACCCTGATGCAGACCGCCATCAACCCCTACATCGTCTGCATCGGCCCGCGCGAGAGCGCGGCCATGCGCATCAGTATCATGGGCCTGTTCAACAAGGGCGCCGGCGTCGTCGTGCCGCTGGTGTTCGCCAGCCTGATGCTGGCCGATATCGACAGCTTCTCACACACGGCGCTGGAAGCACTGGACCCGGCGGCGCGCGACGCCATGCGCGCCGGCCTGTCGCAACGCCTGGTGTTCCCGTATGCCTGCATGGCGGGGCTGCTGTTCGCGATCATGGCCTTCATTCACTTCTCTAGCCTGCGCGATATCCCGCCCGAGACCGATGCTGGCACCGTCGCCGATGGCAAGCACCCGGCCGCCGTACGCAGCGGCGTGCTGCAGTTCCCGCAACTGGTGCTGGGTTCCCTGGCGCTGTTCGCCTACGTCGGCGTGGAGGTGATCGCCGGCGACACCATCGGCCTGTATGGACATGAACTCGCGGTCGCGAACTTCGGCGTGCTGACCTCGTACACCATGATGTGCATGGTGATCGGCTACCTGATCGGGGTGGTGGCGATCCCGCGCTACCTGTCGCAGCAGCGCGCGCTGCTGCTGTCGGCCGTCGCCGGCATCCTGCTCACGATCGGCGTCGCGCTCGGATCGAGCGTCGACCAGGACGTGTCGCGTCTGCTGGTCGGCTGGCTGGGCGTGCCGCTGGTGCCCGACAGCGTCATGTACCTGGCCTTGCTAGGCCTGGCCAATGCCATGGTCTGGCCGGCCATCTGGCCGCTCGCACTCCAGGGTCTCGGGCGTCATACCGCCAGTGGTTCGGCCATCCTCGTGATGGCGATCTCCGGCGGCGCGCTGCTGCCGCTCGTGTATGGCCACCTGGCCGACCTTGGCGGTTCGCGCAGCGCCTACTGGATGATGCTGCCTTGCTATGCCTTGATTCTCTGGTACGCGGCCCACGGCCACACGCTGCGCCGCTGGGGCGGCGCCAGGGACGGCGGGGCTTGA
- a CDS encoding ABC transporter ATP-binding protein, giving the protein MTLATLVDKNHLAATTRRGAGLRIDHVSKSFPLEGESLLVLDDISLTVEPGEFVAIVGGSGCGKSTLLRLLAGLDPDYQGSLLHDGVPIDGPTLERGLIFQDHRLFPWLTVEQNVEMAFTNTNVPAAERRQRVAAEIARVGLDGFAGAYPHQLSGGMSQRAAIARALVGRPEILLLDEPLGALDALTRLHMQKELRRLWQQEGITMLMVTHDIEEAVYLADRVVVLEARPGRVRRIQDVPLPHPRQRRDAQFVALRDGLLADFGERGEDADR; this is encoded by the coding sequence ATGACGCTCGCTACGCTGGTAGACAAGAATCATCTCGCGGCCACGACCCGGCGCGGCGCCGGCCTGCGCATCGATCACGTCAGCAAATCGTTCCCGCTCGAGGGCGAGTCGCTGCTGGTGCTGGACGATATCTCGCTGACCGTCGAACCGGGCGAATTCGTCGCCATCGTCGGCGGTTCGGGCTGCGGCAAGTCGACCCTGCTGCGCCTGCTGGCCGGGCTCGATCCCGACTACCAGGGCAGCCTGCTGCACGACGGCGTGCCGATCGACGGCCCGACCCTCGAACGGGGCCTGATCTTCCAGGACCACCGCCTGTTTCCCTGGTTGACGGTGGAGCAGAACGTGGAGATGGCCTTCACCAATACCAACGTTCCTGCCGCCGAACGCCGCCAGCGGGTGGCGGCCGAGATTGCGCGCGTGGGCCTGGACGGCTTCGCCGGCGCCTATCCACACCAGCTCTCGGGCGGCATGTCGCAGCGCGCCGCAATCGCGCGTGCGCTGGTGGGCCGGCCCGAGATACTGCTGCTGGACGAACCGCTGGGCGCACTGGACGCATTGACGCGCCTGCACATGCAGAAGGAGTTGCGCCGCCTGTGGCAGCAAGAGGGCATCACGATGCTGATGGTGACCCACGACATCGAAGAAGCGGTGTACCTGGCCGACCGGGTGGTGGTGCTGGAAGCCCGACCCGGGCGCGTGCGGCGCATCCAGGACGTCCCGCTGCCGCATCCGCGCCAGCGGCGCGACGCGCAATTCGTCGCGCTGCGCGACGGCTTGCTGGCCGATTTCGGCGAGCGGGGGGAAGACGCCGATCGCTGA
- a CDS encoding MFS transporter: MGGAGPASAPLFAPQELRRFLVGFIGLTMLSGMTIGMNKVLATMFGLHLGVTNFQLALISSAETAAMALGTLPAGRILARGNPKFLYAAISLTLSALFCILPWLPGWQWVAVLMFLVGLCIALRIVAMSTVFLVRLPELGQGKAGWYKGTLMLGIQFAGPLTGNYVIAHLGLTGGFYVSALMFAILAVLGWQVLPDHTGQRGQGKGADVAAWRALLRLPVVRTTYLFEVLASFTASSVGVFSILLAIQVLHWPQDHAVWLIAVQGISFVAVLLGLGNAVLGSPHRDRIYGAAHLAIMAALVLLGLYPTTASYLVASSLLGLGLGVNALVNTSRIAHAPVDKARVSAHLTLLGMAAGTVGALAAGRLGDLVGLRNVFLLWTLPWLAAWLYQQLKQGETP, from the coding sequence ATGGGCGGCGCCGGTCCGGCCAGCGCGCCGCTGTTCGCCCCGCAGGAGTTGCGGCGATTCCTGGTCGGCTTCATCGGCCTGACCATGCTGTCGGGGATGACGATCGGGATGAACAAGGTGCTGGCCACGATGTTCGGCCTGCACCTGGGCGTCACCAACTTCCAGCTGGCCCTGATCAGCAGCGCCGAGACGGCCGCAATGGCGCTCGGCACCCTGCCGGCCGGGCGCATCCTGGCGCGCGGCAATCCGAAATTCCTGTATGCGGCGATCAGCCTGACGCTGTCGGCCCTGTTCTGCATCCTGCCCTGGCTCCCCGGCTGGCAGTGGGTGGCGGTGCTGATGTTCCTGGTCGGCCTGTGCATTGCGCTGCGCATCGTGGCGATGAGCACCGTGTTCCTGGTGCGCCTGCCCGAACTGGGGCAGGGCAAGGCCGGATGGTACAAGGGTACCCTGATGCTCGGCATCCAGTTCGCCGGCCCGCTGACCGGTAACTACGTGATCGCCCACTTGGGCCTGACCGGCGGTTTCTATGTCTCGGCACTGATGTTCGCCATCCTGGCAGTGCTGGGCTGGCAGGTGCTGCCCGACCATACCGGGCAGCGCGGGCAAGGCAAGGGCGCCGACGTCGCCGCCTGGCGCGCGCTGCTGCGCCTTCCCGTGGTGCGCACGACCTACCTGTTCGAAGTGCTGGCCAGTTTTACCGCGTCGAGCGTGGGCGTGTTCTCGATCCTGCTTGCGATCCAGGTGCTGCACTGGCCGCAGGACCACGCGGTGTGGTTGATTGCGGTGCAGGGGATCAGCTTCGTGGCGGTGCTGCTCGGCCTGGGCAATGCGGTGCTGGGCAGCCCGCACCGCGACCGCATCTACGGCGCCGCCCACCTGGCGATCATGGCGGCGCTGGTGCTGCTCGGGCTGTACCCGACCACCGCCAGCTACCTCGTCGCATCGAGCCTGCTGGGGCTGGGCCTGGGCGTGAATGCGCTGGTCAACACCAGCCGCATCGCCCACGCGCCGGTCGACAAGGCGCGCGTCTCGGCCCACCTGACCCTGCTGGGCATGGCCGCCGGCACCGTCGGTGCGCTGGCTGCGGGCCGCCTGGGCGACCTGGTCGGCCTGCGCAATGTATTTTTGCTGTGGACGCTGCCCTGGCTGGCGGCCTGGCTCTACCAACAACTGAAACAAGGAGAAACCCCATGA
- a CDS encoding ABC transporter permease, with the protein MKSLWNGAGAALRGLLLPALLLLAWQWASGRGASAAYVFVPLEQLWTGAQQLVADGTLALHVGASLERALTGLVCGALLGIATGTLMAQSRIAERLVGPLYHSIRQVPLLGLVPLIALWAGSGEFAKLLIIGIAAFYPTVLNTFEGMRQVDLRYREVGAMLTLTRGQMFRRVLLPAALPAIITGVTHAQVFAWLACLGGELLFAAAPGIGSLLLVSEQTGRMDVVLLSVLVIALLALVLNLAFARAARLLVRGRSA; encoded by the coding sequence ATGAAATCGCTATGGAATGGTGCCGGCGCGGCATTGCGTGGCCTGCTGCTGCCGGCGCTGCTGCTGCTCGCCTGGCAATGGGCGTCCGGCCGCGGCGCCAGCGCCGCCTATGTCTTCGTGCCGCTCGAACAGCTGTGGACCGGCGCGCAGCAACTGGTCGCGGACGGCACGCTGGCGCTGCACGTCGGCGCCAGCCTGGAGCGCGCCTTGACGGGACTGGTGTGTGGCGCGCTGCTCGGCATCGCCACCGGCACCCTGATGGCGCAGTCGCGCATCGCCGAACGCCTGGTCGGGCCGCTGTACCACAGCATCCGCCAGGTGCCGCTCCTGGGCCTGGTGCCGTTGATCGCGCTGTGGGCCGGCAGCGGCGAATTCGCCAAGCTCCTGATCATCGGGATCGCGGCCTTCTATCCAACGGTGCTGAATACCTTCGAGGGCATGCGCCAGGTCGACCTGCGCTACCGCGAAGTGGGCGCCATGCTGACGCTGACCCGCGGCCAGATGTTCCGCCGCGTGCTGCTGCCGGCGGCGCTACCGGCCATCATCACCGGCGTCACCCACGCCCAGGTCTTCGCCTGGCTGGCCTGCCTGGGCGGCGAATTGCTGTTCGCGGCCGCGCCGGGCATCGGTTCGCTGCTGCTGGTGAGCGAGCAGACCGGCCGCATGGACGTGGTGCTGCTGTCGGTGCTGGTGATCGCGCTGCTGGCGCTGGTGCTGAACCTGGCGTTCGCGCGCGCGGCGCGGCTGCTGGTGCGTGGAAGGTCAGCCTGA
- a CDS encoding ABC transporter permease gives MRLVSCFGFGSVAGIAFGLLVGLSPRLDAYTAPTFQVLRQIPSVALIPLFILVFGIGETFKVVIVAKASFFIVALSVHDAVRNLPVRYLEVAAVLRFSRLQAIRKVVLPAIVPDTLTGVRLALGRSWMVLVGAELLAAENGLGQMMEMARQMFRLDVVMVGVVLTGLVGLALDRGFRLLEAWLMRWQRR, from the coding sequence GTGCGCCTGGTATCGTGCTTCGGCTTCGGCAGCGTGGCCGGGATCGCCTTCGGCCTGCTGGTGGGCCTGTCGCCGCGGCTGGATGCCTATACGGCGCCGACCTTCCAGGTGCTGCGCCAGATTCCTTCGGTGGCCCTGATCCCGCTATTCATCCTGGTATTCGGCATCGGCGAAACCTTCAAGGTCGTCATCGTAGCCAAGGCCAGCTTCTTCATCGTGGCGCTGTCCGTCCACGACGCGGTCAGGAACCTGCCGGTGCGCTACCTGGAGGTGGCGGCGGTGCTGCGCTTCTCGCGCCTGCAGGCGATCCGCAAGGTGGTGCTGCCGGCGATCGTGCCCGACACCCTGACCGGGGTGCGGCTGGCCCTGGGCCGCTCGTGGATGGTGCTGGTCGGCGCCGAGCTGCTGGCGGCCGAGAATGGCCTCGGGCAGATGATGGAGATGGCGCGCCAGATGTTCCGGCTCGACGTCGTGATGGTGGGCGTGGTGCTCACTGGCCTGGTCGGCCTGGCGCTGGACCGGGGCTTCCGCCTGCTCGAAGCGTGGCTGATGCGCTGGCAGCGCCGTTGA
- a CDS encoding cytochrome c produces the protein MTKQQPVKKIVLGLAILGAVVFAGAYGYAVAPTETRKIEPGPGLAAGVKPDAGLIEKGRYVATASDCIACHTAPGGKQFAGGRVIQSPIGNMYATNVTPDKETGIGNYSLDDFDRAVRHGIVPGGGTLYPAMPFPSYARMSDDDMRALYAYFMYGVEPVKQANRDNEIAWPLSLRWPLGIWRKNFVPVQGPMDLSKYSDQKIARGAYLVQSLGHCGSCHTPRAATLNELALDESGPEYLAGGPLIDGWLAVNLRGDKVDGMGNWTAQDIVDTLKTARNKHSGVLGEPMQDVVTHSTQNMTDDDLMAMALYIKSLPETGNKKASFVASDATVQKIMAGNDSERGVQLYLDNCAACHRVDGKAAGDVFPALPGNPTVLQEDPTSLIRVILAGARLPSTHTAPSDLGMPGFAWRLSDEETAQLVTFVRNSWGNQASPVGAADVAKVRKLVKEHELHTADKGDTRH, from the coding sequence ATGACCAAACAACAACCTGTCAAGAAAATCGTCCTCGGCCTGGCCATCCTCGGTGCGGTGGTGTTCGCCGGCGCCTACGGTTATGCCGTGGCGCCGACCGAGACCCGCAAGATCGAGCCCGGCCCTGGCCTGGCGGCCGGTGTCAAGCCGGACGCGGGCCTGATCGAGAAGGGCCGCTACGTCGCCACCGCTTCCGACTGCATCGCCTGCCACACGGCGCCGGGCGGCAAGCAGTTCGCCGGCGGCCGCGTGATCCAGTCGCCGATCGGGAATATGTACGCGACCAACGTCACGCCGGATAAAGAGACCGGCATCGGCAACTACTCGCTGGACGATTTCGATCGTGCGGTCCGCCACGGCATCGTGCCAGGCGGCGGGACGCTGTATCCGGCGATGCCGTTCCCCTCGTATGCCCGCATGAGCGACGACGATATGCGCGCGCTGTATGCGTACTTCATGTACGGCGTCGAGCCGGTGAAGCAGGCCAACCGCGACAACGAGATCGCCTGGCCGCTGTCGCTGCGCTGGCCGCTGGGCATCTGGCGCAAGAACTTCGTGCCGGTGCAGGGCCCGATGGACCTGTCGAAGTACTCGGACCAGAAGATCGCCCGCGGCGCCTACCTGGTGCAAAGCCTCGGCCACTGCGGCAGCTGCCACACGCCGCGTGCGGCGACGCTCAACGAGCTGGCGCTGGACGAATCCGGTCCGGAATACCTGGCCGGCGGCCCGCTGATCGATGGCTGGCTGGCGGTCAACCTGCGCGGCGACAAGGTCGACGGTATGGGCAACTGGACGGCGCAGGACATCGTGGATACGCTCAAGACCGCCCGCAACAAGCACTCGGGCGTGCTGGGCGAGCCGATGCAGGACGTGGTCACGCACAGCACGCAGAACATGACGGACGACGACCTCATGGCGATGGCGCTCTATATCAAGAGCTTGCCGGAGACCGGCAACAAGAAGGCCAGCTTCGTCGCCAGCGATGCGACGGTCCAGAAGATCATGGCCGGCAATGACAGCGAACGCGGCGTCCAGCTCTACCTGGACAACTGCGCGGCCTGCCACCGGGTGGACGGCAAGGCGGCGGGCGACGTGTTCCCTGCGCTGCCGGGCAATCCGACCGTGCTGCAGGAAGACCCGACGTCCCTGATCCGCGTGATCCTGGCCGGTGCGCGCCTGCCGTCGACGCACACCGCGCCGTCGGACCTGGGCATGCCGGGCTTCGCGTGGCGCTTGTCGGATGAAGAGACCGCGCAACTGGTGACCTTCGTGCGCAACAGCTGGGGCAACCAGGCTTCGCCGGTCGGTGCGGCGGATGTGGCCAAGGTGCGCAAGCTGGTGAAGGAGCACGAGCTCCATACGGCGGACAAGGGCGATACCAGGCACTGA